The following are encoded in a window of Bacillus sp. SORGH_AS_0510 genomic DNA:
- a CDS encoding response regulator transcription factor, producing the protein MKILLVDDERRIVEVLEAYLEREGYEIHSADNGLDALKKAKSIKPDLIILDLMLPDISGEEVCRLVRKESDVPILMLTAKSAEDDRINGIVMGADDYLTKPFSPREVVVRVQAILRRVKKAEKVQLLEFNGKKLVIDIIKKEVRVNDKYVTLTPIEYKLLTNLAENPGRVYSRMDLLEKIQDEGMYYEGYERSVDTHIKNLRKKIEQDTRQPDFIVTVFGMGYKFGGVLDAANTPV; encoded by the coding sequence ATGAAAATATTATTAGTGGATGATGAAAGAAGAATTGTAGAAGTTCTCGAAGCCTATCTAGAGAGAGAAGGCTATGAAATTCACAGTGCTGATAATGGACTAGATGCGTTAAAAAAAGCGAAATCGATCAAACCTGACTTAATCATATTAGATCTCATGCTACCCGATATTTCTGGGGAAGAGGTTTGCCGGCTCGTACGGAAAGAATCAGATGTTCCCATTCTGATGCTTACGGCTAAATCGGCAGAGGATGACCGAATCAATGGAATTGTCATGGGAGCAGATGACTATTTAACCAAACCATTCAGCCCACGGGAAGTGGTTGTTCGCGTTCAAGCCATCCTCAGGCGTGTGAAAAAGGCGGAAAAAGTACAACTCCTTGAATTCAACGGTAAAAAGCTTGTCATTGACATTATTAAGAAGGAAGTTAGAGTAAACGATAAATACGTGACATTAACTCCAATCGAATATAAGTTATTAACGAATTTGGCTGAGAATCCGGGTCGTGTGTACAGCCGGATGGACTTATTAGAGAAAATTCAGGATGAGGGTATGTATTACGAAGGATATGAACGCAGCGTCGATACCCATATTAAGAACCTCCGAAAAAAAATTGAGCAAGATACACGGCAGCCGGATTTCATCGTAACGGTTTTTGGGATGGGGTATAAATTTGGAGGGGTACTA